DNA from Malus sylvestris chromosome 11, drMalSylv7.2, whole genome shotgun sequence:
AGCGAATAATTTGGTACAACATGATAGAACAAAGCATGTGGAGGTTGATAGACACTTTGATAAAGAGAATCTTGAAAGGAAGATTGTGTCTATACTGTTTGTGAATTTATGGGAGCAACTAGCTGATGTTTTTACTCATAGAGTATCAGGTAAAGCTTTACAATGACTCACTTATCAAGTTGGATATGTATGATATCAATGCACCAACTTGATGCGGAGTGTTGACTTTATTGTAGATATTTTATGAGTCCTATATTTGGTAGGATTAGAATTTGTAATTGGTTGTAATCTTTAGGATTTAGTTTTCATATCTTTTGTAATTACGTTCTTTGTAAAATAAGGCATGTGTGCCTATATATGTAAATTCCAATAATGAATAAAGTAACACAGTATTCAATGTATTTCACTCTTTGATAAGCCCCTTATTTATAGGCTTATGATAATGGGGTTATCCCATACGTTACAAATGGTTGTATAATAATAGCACTTAAGAAATTAGTGGTCCATCCACCAGCACTAAGAAGCTACGAGTTCATCCACCcacatttacaacaaattcTGTAATTTCTAGATATTAATTCCTTACCAGCCTGAttttgttttgacaaaaaagaaaaagctaGATTCTGTTTGATGCTTGTTAAGAATATGTTATTAAAACCCTGTAAAGTTGAGGAAAATCTTCCAAAACCCTATATATATGGTGTCCATTTCCTTTCTTCCCTCCAGTTTTCAATCACATTAATTTCTGGAATGGCTTCGTGGTTTAGTTTCATGATCTCCTCTGTTTCTCTTCTATCTCAGCTGGTTATACTGCAACCTTGTAAAGTGCATGGTAATGGTGATGCAGGCGAAGATAAACAACTAAAGCAGTCAAATGGATGTGATTATTTTCAAGGAAGTTGGATAATTGATAATTCATATCCACTTTACGATTCATCAAAGTGTCCATTATTCATCGATCGAGAATTCGATTGCCTGAAGAATGGTAGATCTGATAAAGAATACCTCAAATATAGATGGAAACCGGCCAGTGACTGTGACCTTCCAAGGTGAACAACTTGTTTTCTTATCTGCCAATTTTTTCTCCTTCGAGACTAGCTATTTGATAGTCTTCTTCATACATATAAggcatttttgccaaagtgATCCCCAAGATTGTCACGACTTCTCattttggtcattgagatttaaaatcgatagaagtggtctttgagattctccaccgtcaatcattttggtcattctgtgaaAAAAATCTCTGTTGAATTAAAGAAAAAGCCAGTTCAAGGgggttgatttgacaaaaaaaataccgTCAATTTAATAGTGATTTCTCATAGaaggaccaaaataattgacggtgaacaatctcatggaccacttCTACCGATTTTAAAGCTCAGTAATAAAAATGGGAAGTCCATTTTGGATAAACAGCCTACATAAAACTATTTGCACTGCATTACTACTGAACCCTTTATTATATATCTAAGCTTCTAGCTGAGGGTTTTTTGAATAAGTTTGTTTGAGGAACATTTTTGTAAGGCTCATGGATATTGTATTTGAAATCATTCTTGTGAAAAATCACTCAAATTCAAAACTATTTAACCACTCAGTTAAATAATTATCATTTTAGTCACTTTCTTATAACATTGTGTATGTCTATTTTCTTCATTAGAATTAGATGTctgaatgaaataaaattcaGAGCAGACCCAAAGTGTCctcaaataaaattatataattttcaaataaatataTCTCATTTATGCAATATATGGTGCAGATTCAATGGTGAGGACATGCTGAGGAGGGTAAAGGGAAAGAAGATCTTACTCGTCGGGGACTCTCTAAGCTTCAACCAATGGCAGTCACTTACATGCATGTTGCACACTGCAGTGCCCCAATCAAATTATACTCTAGATGACTCCACATTTTCTTTGCCTGTGAGTTTTCTGCAAGCATACATGTCTACGATCTCTACTCTCAAAAAACTATGGGCGTTCATGAAGGCCATATCTTATACATTTCAATTACTTGGGTCTTTGAAGTATTAGATTACTAAATttaattaatgaattttctTATCTGTGACTGAGCaacaattatttaaaatttaccgtttcaattaataaaatttgaattaaaattgatCTTAATGTGTCACTGACCGGACTTTTATTTGTATCTTTGAATCGGGTGCTTTTAGGCTTATAAGATGTGAAGTATCAATTACTAAGAACTGGAGTTTGCAGGAATATGGAGTTTCTGTTACACTATCTCGAAATACATTTCTAGTGGATCTAGTCACGACAGAGATGGGCAAGGTTCTCAAGCTTGACTCCATTGAAAATGGCAAAGCATGGAAAGGATACGACATGCTTATCTTCAACACTTGGCATTGGTGGCTCCACACAGGAAGCAAGCAACCGTAAGATACTAAATTACTAATTTCAGAAATTAATATAGTTTTTAATATATTCATACTGTAAATTATGATTGAACATTCGAATACGATTATAATTTATCAATGTTGATTCAATGCCTCATaacacatacatatacatacatacatatatatatatatatacacacacacatggaaGATCTAAAAGATAAACGGTTCGGATCATGGAAAATATTAAGAAGTAGgcctcacaaaaaaaaattaaaaaaaacaaacaaacaaacaaacttatataaaaattgtataaaaaatgATGTCACAAACCTGTCCCCTATGTtaaatatataatcatggtttagAAAAATTATTCGCATTTGTGGAAGTAGAACCTTACTTTGCATgcactttttagtataaaaatagcGATGTACTCAAAAGAAATAATTAATCTTTTGTTGTATTGGAGTTTCAGATGGGACTACATTGAATCAGGAGGTaaaatactcaaggaaatggacCGTTTGATTGCTTTTAGGGAGGGATTAACTACTTGGTCCAAGTGGGTGGACTCGAATGTTGATGCTAACAAGACCAAAGTTTTCTTTCAAGGCATTTCTCCAACCCATTACGAGTATGTTCTTATCATCTTTTTAAATCTCACTGTcaggtaaatttttttttagaaatatcAAATATCACGTCCAATAGTGTTGGTGCCACATAATTTATCTAGCACATTTACTACATAATGTGACAGTGTCcatgttaattttttagtaAACCTCAATGTATTAGTTTATGTGCTGCGAACAGATCCTAGTACATTAACTATACTAATATGATTgattggaaatttgaaaaaacaaattttaaaaaaaatatattataacaCTTGATGTATCAAGTTATATTTCTAATCCaatgaaaaaaatgtaaaagtaaCTAATTATTTTTTGGATACTGACGGGGCAGTGGAAATGAATGGGACGACCCAAAGTCAACTTGCAATGGACAAACTCAACCTGTTAGTGGATCAATCTATCCAGGAGGTCCACCACCAGCAACAACTGTGGTCAAGGATGTCTTGACTACAATGTCAACGCCAATAACTTTGTTGGACATAACGTTACTATCGCAATTGCGAAAGGACGGGCACCCATCTGTATACGGCCTCGATGGAAAACATGGAAATGATTGTAGTCACTGGTGCCTTGCTGGTGTCCCTGATTCATGGAATGAACTATTGTATGCTATTCTTGTGACTACTGACTAGAGAAGAACTTGGGCACGGCTTCACGGGATGTTATTGTGATTGGTGCTGATGTCGAGTCATGGAAATTGTTCTCACTAGCTAGAGGAGAAGATATAATAATAAACTTAATCGTTAATTCAATTAGAACATGTAATAAAGTTCATATATGTAACAAAGTCTCAAAGTTTCCAACCATTGGGGTGCAGTTTGGGTTGATTGAATTTTGGGTCCAAATATTGCACCAAACCATATGTTATAGGTTGCCACAATTTAACCACAGTGCCTTGGAACCAATGTAATCAGTTCATCAATGTTGTGATTTAGTTTGATTTGGTTTGTTTCGGTTTGTGATTTAACATGTACATAGATTTGATGAAAATTTCAGAGCTCTATCAAAATAAGTATTAGGATTAAATTGATAATCCTAATAAGTTTATAAACCTatcaatttataaaataaaataaaaaatcatcatcaaactaTCAACATCGAAACTTAGATTTacaatctcagaaatcaaaatatttaatcTTATAACTCAACCCAAAGTCTCAAGCTTTCAATCACATAACTTCAAGATGTTCATAGAACACTACAAttctaaaataaataatatcatatgcatatttttataatattatatgTATTAAATCAAAACAGCATACTAAATCCGAATTTGTATATTATGTTTTATTAGGGTGCTGCTAAACCCATCCAATTGTTCTATTTTCTCACttacattttaatgaaaatattaatgacatatttattcttttaggaaaagaaaaaaaatttataccCCTATTTTTTTGGACCACTATTTATAAATACATTATAATGTTTTTATAGCTCAAAGAATATGATGAAAATATGACATAGTTTGTGAAAATCAATTTGATAGAATTAAGGTAACCCATAGTTTGTTATaaacaatttgatttgattaacCCATAGTTTGTTAACCCATAGTTTGTGAAAATCAAACCACATACTTAATTCGAtctttcggtttggtttggtttcataAATGGATTGggaaacaaaattaaaacaaacaaaaccaaactAGTTTTTGGATTTGTTTGCCCGGCCCTAAAATTCAGTGTTATATCATACATTTTACTTGGCATTACCAAGACTGCCGGTTAATGATACACAACTATTATTTCTCCAATCATATGTATTACAATTTACTTGTTACATGGACAATCGATTGAATAGAATTAAGGTAACCTAGAATTAATATTATTCCAGAATTATTTCTCCAAACTTAATCATAGCCCACTTACCACTATAGGGTCAAGAATAAACTTTTTTATCCCTTAGAAATAATATGTATCTtttccacacaaaaaaaaaaaaaaaaaaaaacatctttcagcagtgattttttttaactgacaaatcaatattataaaatataatcTACTCTAATTACGGAGAGAGAGATATTCAAATTTGAATGTGAAGAAGCGatcacattattatttttttgaataaaaaactCGTACAAGAGAAATTTACTTGTTTCCACTTTTGTAGGAAACATGTATAGTTATCAATGATTTAAGAAGCAAGTGGTAGATGCGAGAGAGTTGTCTTCTTGTCTCGTGTTCATATGCTCTTTTAATAATATTCATTCTAAGCCTAAGGCTAAGGTCACCTGTAATAAgtaattatttttagaaaaatatcacctttttaatttcatttagtGTGGATTCAAAGTATAGTAATTCttctgaaaatatgactttagcccttaaaacttaattttcttcaCATAAAACCTGACATAAGTTTTtgggtaaatctcagtttactaccctcaagttttgtgatttttaacatttagtacatgaagttttttttcgtcttagagtcatacctaaagtgttaatatTGGGataatttcatacatccgttagtctggctattaagtctcccgttaactgatgacatgacgcccatgtggacaatgactgggagccacgtgtcattaaggg
Protein-coding regions in this window:
- the LOC126590012 gene encoding protein trichome birefringence-like 43 isoform X1; the protein is MLVKNMLLKPCKVEENLPKPYIYGVHFLSSLQFSITLISGMASWFSFMISSVSLLSQLVILQPCKVHGNGDAGEDKQLKQSNGCDYFQGSWIIDNSYPLYDSSKCPLFIDREFDCLKNGRSDKEYLKYRWKPASDCDLPRFNGEDMLRRVKGKKILLVGDSLSFNQWQSLTCMLHTAVPQSNYTLDDSTFSLPEYGVSVTLSRNTFLVDLVTTEMGKVLKLDSIENGKAWKGYDMLIFNTWHWWLHTGSKQPWDYIESGGKILKEMDRLIAFREGLTTWSKWVDSNVDANKTKVFFQGISPTHYEYVLIIFLNLTVSGNEWDDPKSTCNGQTQPVSGSIYPGGPPPATTVVKDVLTTMSTPITLLDITLLSQLRKDGHPSVYGLDGKHGNDCSHWCLAGVPDSWNELLYAILVTTD
- the LOC126590012 gene encoding protein trichome birefringence-like 43 isoform X2 — translated: MLVKNMLLKPCKVEENLPKPYIYGVHFLSSLQFSITLISGMASWFSFMISSVSLLSQLVILQPCKVHGNGDAGEDKQLKQSNGCDYFQGSWIIDNSYPLYDSSKCPLFIDREFDCLKNGRSDKEYLKYRWKPASDCDLPRFNGEDMLRRVKGKKILLVGDSLSFNQWQSLTCMLHTAVPQSNYTLDDSTFSLPEYGVSVTLSRNTFLVDLVTTEMGKVLKLDSIENGKAWKGYDMLIFNTWHWWLHTGSKQPWDYIESGGKILKEMDRLIAFREGLTTWSKWVDSNVDANKTKVFFQGISPTHYDGNEWDDPKSTCNGQTQPVSGSIYPGGPPPATTVVKDVLTTMSTPITLLDITLLSQLRKDGHPSVYGLDGKHGNDCSHWCLAGVPDSWNELLYAILVTTD
- the LOC126590012 gene encoding protein trichome birefringence-like 38 isoform X3, translating into MLRRVKGKKILLVGDSLSFNQWQSLTCMLHTAVPQSNYTLDDSTFSLPEYGVSVTLSRNTFLVDLVTTEMGKVLKLDSIENGKAWKGYDMLIFNTWHWWLHTGSKQPWDYIESGGKILKEMDRLIAFREGLTTWSKWVDSNVDANKTKVFFQGISPTHYEYVLIIFLNLTVSGNEWDDPKSTCNGQTQPVSGSIYPGGPPPATTVVKDVLTTMSTPITLLDITLLSQLRKDGHPSVYGLDGKHGNDCSHWCLAGVPDSWNELLYAILVTTD